From the genome of Mycobacterium dioxanotrophicus, one region includes:
- a CDS encoding BCCT family transporter: MIAAITVPVLCDFLVVSIFGNSAMHEVLGGNTAFAQLAMDNPQQGWYALLGTFPGAAILIGLATLAGVLFYITSANSGAMMMSNFSSTIPDPSQDGPKWLRVFWALVTGLLVIAMLVAGGVTTMEYATLIFALPVTIIAWLVMASFTKALRVERAQLEGRVLRRSSMAVTNGHTADHTWRHRLRGMWSYPSKKQAAQFMEDTVHPALTELVAEFIEQGHQASLDIEPNAEIDIPGYTLVVGIPDHSDFVYQVQAVEAPVPVFGGRMFPETDAYYRVEVFTQTGSKGYDLMGVTHDQVIEDVLARYESHLGFLTYLEQAQPQAREQTRRPKELTEPAH; this comes from the coding sequence GTGATTGCTGCGATCACTGTCCCGGTGCTGTGCGACTTCTTGGTCGTGAGCATCTTCGGCAACAGCGCTATGCACGAGGTCCTGGGAGGGAACACTGCGTTCGCTCAACTGGCCATGGACAACCCCCAACAGGGCTGGTACGCGTTGCTCGGGACGTTCCCCGGAGCAGCCATTCTGATCGGTCTGGCCACGTTGGCGGGCGTGCTGTTCTACATCACCAGCGCCAACTCCGGTGCCATGATGATGTCCAACTTCTCTTCCACCATTCCTGATCCGTCGCAAGACGGGCCAAAATGGCTGCGAGTGTTCTGGGCCCTCGTCACCGGGCTGCTGGTCATCGCGATGCTGGTGGCAGGTGGCGTGACCACCATGGAGTACGCCACGCTCATCTTCGCCCTTCCCGTGACGATTATCGCCTGGCTTGTCATGGCGTCCTTCACCAAAGCGCTGCGGGTGGAGCGCGCCCAACTTGAAGGCCGGGTGCTGCGCCGGTCGTCCATGGCGGTAACCAACGGTCATACGGCCGACCACACCTGGCGGCACAGGCTTCGCGGGATGTGGTCCTATCCGTCCAAGAAACAGGCCGCCCAGTTTATGGAAGACACCGTTCATCCCGCACTGACCGAACTGGTGGCGGAGTTCATTGAGCAAGGCCACCAAGCCAGCCTCGATATCGAGCCGAACGCCGAGATAGACATTCCCGGTTACACATTGGTGGTCGGCATTCCGGACCACAGCGACTTCGTATATCAGGTCCAGGCTGTGGAAGCTCCCGTTCCTGTATTCGGTGGGCGCATGTTCCCTGAAACCGATGCCTACTACCGGGTGGAGGTTTTCACCCAGACCGGCTCCAAAGGCTATGACCTCATGGGCGTGACGCACGACCAAGTGATCGAAGACGTCCTGGCCCGGTACGAAAGTCACCTGGGCTTCCTGACCTACCTGGAACAGGCACAACCACAGGCCCGCGAACAGACCCGCCGGCCCAAGGAGCTGACTGAACCTGCACATTGA
- a CDS encoding TetR/AcrR family transcriptional regulator, translating into MRVPADERRGQLISATLELMRRKGVQSVTMRAIAKEANAPLATAHYCFDDKSELMDASAEAWLKNLNLFSHGISVHLGLRKAVEQVAEEYWRSLTEQPASLLAEIELILWATRNAEVSPLAAKIYPAYVVELGNTFAAAAQNNGDQCLIDFTTLVRSFLMIYDGAALQYMTDPNASDFSSMFFTMVDALLIKAGV; encoded by the coding sequence ATGCGGGTGCCCGCAGACGAACGACGAGGACAGCTGATTTCAGCGACCCTCGAACTCATGAGACGCAAAGGCGTTCAGTCGGTGACCATGCGGGCCATCGCCAAGGAGGCCAACGCCCCCTTGGCCACCGCGCACTATTGCTTCGACGACAAGAGCGAACTCATGGACGCGTCCGCCGAGGCGTGGTTGAAGAACTTGAACCTCTTCTCCCACGGGATTTCGGTTCACCTGGGACTCCGTAAGGCCGTGGAACAAGTGGCCGAAGAGTACTGGCGTTCTTTGACCGAACAACCTGCAAGCCTCCTCGCCGAGATCGAACTCATTCTGTGGGCAACCCGTAACGCTGAGGTAAGTCCGCTGGCAGCGAAGATCTATCCCGCCTATGTGGTGGAGCTGGGAAATACCTTCGCTGCCGCGGCCCAAAACAACGGTGATCAGTGCCTTATCGACTTCACGACACTCGTGCGGTCTTTCTTGATGATCTACGACGGGGCAGCCCTTCAATACATGACCGACCCGAACGCAAGCGATTTCAGCTCGATGTTCTTCACGATGGTTGATGCATTGTTGATCAAGGCCGGCGTTTGA
- a CDS encoding cupin domain-containing protein, with the protein MEWELDRCGWEDFHPHSETAVVVEGELHIECDGESVILGPGDSARVNPHRTGRYWAPVYARMVTTYGPNPDGLESHSFRYFEI; encoded by the coding sequence ATGGAGTGGGAGCTGGACCGATGCGGTTGGGAGGACTTCCATCCTCACTCTGAGACGGCCGTCGTTGTGGAAGGCGAACTCCACATCGAGTGTGACGGTGAATCTGTCATTCTGGGCCCCGGCGACTCGGCTCGCGTGAATCCCCACCGCACAGGGCGATATTGGGCGCCTGTCTACGCGCGGATGGTAACGACCTACGGACCCAACCCTGACGGTTTGGAGTCCCACTCGTTCCGATACTTCGAAATCTGA
- a CDS encoding WhiB family transcriptional regulator, with product MRLPQQLPGPNGDHWEWQLRARCRGVDSSVFFAPDGERGRARWVREERAKRLCLDCPVLAQCREHALTIAEPFGVWGGLSETERAPLAGSVAAIGDSRAPGVPDPER from the coding sequence ATGCGACTGCCACAGCAGTTGCCCGGACCCAATGGCGACCATTGGGAATGGCAATTACGTGCGCGCTGTCGAGGTGTTGATTCGTCAGTGTTTTTTGCCCCGGATGGCGAGCGCGGTCGTGCCCGGTGGGTGCGAGAAGAACGCGCCAAACGGCTGTGCCTGGACTGTCCGGTGCTTGCGCAGTGCCGCGAGCACGCGCTGACCATCGCTGAGCCATTCGGTGTATGGGGTGGATTGTCGGAGACGGAACGGGCGCCATTAGCGGGGAGCGTCGCGGCCATCGGCGACAGTAGAGCTCCCGGTGTACCCGACCCGGAACGCTAG
- the ygiD gene encoding 4,5-DOPA-extradiol-dioxygenase, which translates to MPAAFIGHGSPMNAIESNRYTAAWREFGRSVPRPRAILVVSAHWYINATAVTAMPRPRTIHDFYGFPRELFDVQYPAPGLPELAEEISDTVHPTWVGADVDSWGIDHGTWSVLVHAFPDASIPVVQLSINANEPADYHLQLGAKLAALRERGVLVLASGNIVHNLAGMDAARPDDGYDWAQRFDDAAREQVLDSPADILTLDAHRDYPLAVPTPDHFIPFLYFAGLACTATTSAGVLINGYTFGSLSMTAYTLR; encoded by the coding sequence ATGCCAGCGGCGTTCATCGGGCACGGCAGCCCGATGAACGCCATCGAATCCAACCGGTACACCGCAGCCTGGCGGGAATTCGGCCGCTCGGTGCCCCGGCCACGGGCCATCTTGGTGGTCAGCGCGCACTGGTACATCAATGCCACCGCGGTCACCGCGATGCCCAGGCCACGCACCATCCACGACTTCTACGGATTTCCGCGTGAGCTGTTCGACGTGCAGTATCCGGCGCCCGGCCTGCCGGAGTTGGCCGAGGAGATCAGCGACACCGTGCATCCCACCTGGGTGGGCGCCGACGTGGACAGCTGGGGCATCGACCACGGGACGTGGTCGGTGCTGGTGCACGCCTTCCCCGACGCGTCGATCCCGGTGGTGCAGTTGTCCATCAACGCCAATGAACCCGCCGACTATCACCTGCAGCTCGGAGCCAAGCTCGCCGCACTGCGCGAACGCGGCGTGCTGGTGCTGGCCAGCGGCAACATCGTGCACAACCTGGCCGGGATGGACGCCGCACGTCCCGACGACGGCTACGACTGGGCGCAGCGTTTCGACGACGCCGCGCGCGAGCAGGTGCTCGACTCCCCCGCCGACATCCTCACCCTCGACGCCCACCGCGACTATCCGCTGGCCGTGCCCACCCCCGACCACTTCATCCCGTTCCTGTATTTCGCCGGACTTGCCTGCACCGCAACCACTTCCGCAGGGGTACTGATCAATGGCTACACCTTCGGGTCCTTGTCCATGACGGCTTACACGCTGCGCTGA
- a CDS encoding EVE domain-containing protein, with the protein MTYWINTVSRDHVARGVAGGFTQANHGKPHMLRKMVRGDWIIFYSPRTTFPDGPPLQAFTAIGQVSDDEPYQAEVAPDFRPWRRAMDFQACEEAPIRPLIDHLDFVEDKKRWGYRFRFGVFAIDQHDFEVIRSAMSPP; encoded by the coding sequence ATGACGTACTGGATCAACACGGTCAGCCGTGACCACGTCGCACGCGGGGTGGCCGGCGGCTTCACCCAGGCCAACCATGGCAAGCCGCACATGCTGCGCAAGATGGTGCGCGGGGACTGGATCATCTTCTATTCACCGAGGACCACATTCCCCGACGGGCCACCGCTGCAGGCGTTCACCGCGATCGGCCAGGTCAGCGACGACGAGCCGTATCAAGCCGAGGTGGCCCCGGACTTCCGCCCGTGGCGCCGCGCGATGGATTTCCAAGCATGTGAGGAAGCCCCGATCCGGCCGCTGATCGACCACCTCGACTTCGTGGAAGACAAGAAGCGCTGGGGATATCGGTTCCGGTTCGGCGTGTTCGCGATCGATCAGCACGATTTCGAGGTCATCCGCTCGGCGATGAGCCCGCCGTGA
- a CDS encoding class I SAM-dependent methyltransferase — MTTTQRRGFNDTVTRFWSFAAPAYDQRCLQRWVYRPAQDEVIAQLRQRGSTDDDSCSSRARIADIACGTGILADRIQRELLPDEVYGIDMSEGMLAQARKRSDRVRWMSAPAEELPFEDGFLDAVVTTSAFHFFDQPAALAEFHRVLAPGGIVAVTTISPRQPIPVLQALSAAVWSPAHNPSESELLALFAGAGFTVADQHRVRRPIWTPISDLITVGVKPA; from the coding sequence GTGACAACGACGCAGCGCCGCGGATTCAACGACACCGTCACCCGATTCTGGAGCTTCGCCGCCCCGGCCTACGACCAGCGGTGCCTGCAGCGGTGGGTCTACCGGCCCGCACAGGACGAGGTCATCGCCCAGCTGCGGCAGCGTGGATCGACTGACGATGATTCGTGCTCCTCGCGTGCGCGGATCGCCGACATCGCATGCGGCACCGGCATCCTGGCTGACCGCATCCAGCGGGAGTTGCTGCCCGACGAGGTGTACGGCATCGACATGTCCGAGGGCATGCTGGCGCAGGCCCGCAAACGGTCCGACCGGGTGCGGTGGATGTCGGCCCCCGCCGAGGAACTGCCGTTCGAGGACGGATTCCTCGACGCCGTAGTGACCACGTCGGCGTTCCACTTCTTCGACCAGCCCGCCGCGCTGGCGGAATTCCACCGCGTGCTGGCCCCGGGCGGTATCGTCGCGGTGACGACCATCAGTCCGCGCCAACCGATTCCGGTGTTGCAGGCACTCTCCGCGGCGGTGTGGAGCCCCGCGCACAACCCGTCCGAATCGGAATTGCTGGCTCTGTTCGCGGGCGCCGGGTTCACCGTTGCCGACCAGCACCGGGTCCGCCGGCCGATCTGGACGCCGATCTCCGACCTGATCACCGTCGGCGTCAAACCGGCGTAG
- a CDS encoding HNH endonuclease signature motif containing protein, with the protein MPSGATPFDADAVSPAQRLEVLLEELAELVGQRNTIDGRIVDIVAELERDELCGATGARSIAALVAWKTGVTPNNADTVVAVARRAEDFPLCVEGLREGRLSLDQVGVIAGGAADGSDAHYAELAAVATVTQLPTAVKLEPRPEPEPTPEAEPEPKRSFRKEVHADSTTYRITLPRDEAATVDAAMQSHHDALIAAWKRDHEDGDQASEHAPPFPNTVDAFMGLVESGWDADVAARPHGQHTTVVVHVDLDRDGEKPVAALHLGPVLSDEERRYLTCDATCEVWFERHGQPIGAGRSARTVNRRLRRALEHRDRCCAVPGCGATRGLHAHHIRHWEDGGPTELDNLVMLCPYHHRLHHKGGITITGPAHQLTVTDATGRELHPGSLARPPTTPPPDVPPYRGPTGERADWWWYTPFQPEPPPSPN; encoded by the coding sequence ATGCCGTCGGGTGCAACACCTTTCGACGCTGACGCGGTGAGTCCCGCGCAGCGGTTAGAGGTGTTGTTGGAGGAGTTGGCCGAGCTGGTCGGGCAACGCAACACGATCGACGGACGCATCGTCGACATCGTCGCCGAACTGGAGCGCGACGAGTTGTGTGGTGCCACCGGTGCTCGCTCGATCGCGGCGTTGGTGGCCTGGAAAACCGGTGTCACCCCCAACAACGCCGACACGGTGGTGGCGGTCGCGCGACGGGCCGAGGACTTCCCGCTCTGTGTCGAGGGCCTGCGGGAGGGCCGGTTGTCGCTGGATCAGGTGGGGGTGATCGCCGGCGGTGCGGCCGACGGCTCCGATGCGCACTACGCCGAGCTGGCTGCGGTCGCCACAGTGACCCAGTTGCCTACCGCGGTCAAGCTGGAACCGCGCCCCGAACCCGAACCCACCCCGGAAGCCGAGCCGGAACCCAAACGCTCGTTCCGCAAAGAGGTCCACGCCGACTCCACGACCTACCGGATCACCCTGCCGCGCGATGAGGCAGCGACCGTCGATGCGGCGATGCAGTCGCATCACGACGCCCTGATCGCGGCGTGGAAACGCGACCACGAGGATGGGGACCAGGCCTCAGAGCATGCGCCGCCGTTCCCGAACACCGTGGATGCCTTCATGGGCCTGGTCGAGTCGGGCTGGGACGCCGACGTGGCAGCCCGCCCGCACGGGCAACACACCACCGTCGTCGTACATGTCGACCTCGACCGCGATGGGGAGAAGCCGGTTGCTGCCTTGCATCTGGGGCCGGTGCTGTCCGATGAGGAGCGGCGCTACCTGACCTGCGACGCGACGTGCGAGGTGTGGTTCGAACGCCATGGGCAACCGATCGGGGCGGGGCGTAGCGCCCGCACCGTCAACCGCCGCCTGCGCCGCGCCTTGGAGCATCGCGATCGCTGCTGTGCGGTGCCCGGCTGCGGCGCTACCCGGGGACTACACGCCCATCACATTCGGCATTGGGAAGACGGCGGGCCCACCGAACTCGACAATCTCGTGATGCTCTGTCCTTACCACCATCGGTTGCACCACAAGGGCGGCATCACCATCACCGGCCCCGCCCACCAACTCACGGTCACCGACGCCACGGGCCGGGAACTCCATCCCGGCTCGCTGGCGCGGCCACCGACCACACCGCCACCCGATGTTCCGCCCTATCGCGGGCCGACCGGCGAACGCGCCGATTGGTGGTGGTACACACCCTTCCAACCGGAACCACCACCATCGCCCAACTAG
- a CDS encoding ATP-binding protein — translation MPSATEQFHLSRLQIINWGVFDGYHSIPFSAGGSLIAGASGSGKSSLLDAISLGFLPFNRRNFNASGDNTAAGSSAGRRTVDKYVRGAWGQRSDGGASQVMYLRGDGTTWSAVGVTYRSNTGRTITGLVLKWLTGESRSDSSSRYVLGEGDLDIEDVCNRWAAGRFDTGVFKGIRGERSDGKGDGWKFTTKVESQYLAQLYAAIGIRASDAAQQLLGKAKSLKSVGGLEQFVREFMLDEPDSLARLPEALKQIDPLVEARELLAVAQRKRKILGDIEAIQIRYASESSDLGIIDLVDQPLVRAYTDHVRLKQCPAQIETLDADVTQLDNEHADLTRQLNLAKAEGDSLNAQINGASTNVGPLQAQVAAAEAQAEEVSRRRAAYEELVGAQGIEPPESADEFWNLREELTRQATEMLGKLEWGRDASTDAEYAQKSARIVRDNAAKELKRVEHVGSALPESAVAMRENICSAVGIDPAELPYVAELLDLRPEEARWRLAVEKVLRPVGLRLLVPDQHYAKVLRFVNETNMRGRLALHHVRVTATGRVAEPNTLAGKLFVVDPAHPCAAEAADVIAAAGDHICVDTPDVFSRFRRAVTDAGLYKDSDRLAIKDDRRPIKPSEYIYQGDIAAKLDALTAELTEAENAFQQARHAADEIARQRQQWRDQAAACKAIYEQYPQWSQIDTETADGHADRLREQYELLLADNPDIEALSARAEEIWSDIQTLMTRRGAIQTRRDELDRRRTRLLELQDRLAPAAVSEPISELLHRYAAEIPVELELLNPEPHRDALFNAIRRERDQLTESRRRSYDELARIITTFDTSFPDAIPNDSDDFDERVHDYVAVCRHIDERELPDAYERMMRLITEQAPDAILTLHRVAEQETRRISDQIARVNTGLGAVEFNRGTRLTLRATPRSLAAVSELTDIVKAISRRIAEVGLGDKKAILDQYADILRLRNRLASNTPEDRAWTRDALDVRNRFAFDCAEWDVRSDELIRTHSNAGDNSGGEQEKLMAFCLAGALSFNLASPDSGDNTPVFAQLMLDEAFSKSDPQFASQALEAFRKFGFQLVIVATVQNATTIQPYIDGVVMVSKTEATGRNARPVATVVTKTISDFSALRRDLKVPEPV, via the coding sequence ATGCCGTCCGCGACTGAACAGTTCCACCTGTCCCGGCTGCAGATCATCAACTGGGGGGTGTTCGACGGCTACCACTCGATCCCGTTCAGCGCGGGCGGCTCGCTGATCGCTGGTGCCTCCGGCAGCGGTAAATCCTCACTGCTGGACGCTATTTCGCTCGGCTTCCTGCCGTTCAACCGACGCAACTTCAACGCCTCCGGTGACAACACCGCGGCGGGGTCCAGCGCCGGCAGGCGCACCGTCGACAAGTATGTGCGCGGCGCGTGGGGGCAGCGCAGCGACGGCGGCGCCAGCCAGGTGATGTACCTGCGCGGTGACGGGACCACCTGGTCTGCAGTCGGTGTGACATACCGCAGCAACACCGGGCGCACCATCACCGGCCTGGTGCTCAAGTGGCTTACCGGGGAATCCCGCTCCGACTCGTCGAGCCGGTATGTCCTGGGCGAGGGTGATCTCGATATCGAAGACGTCTGCAACCGTTGGGCCGCAGGGCGTTTCGACACGGGCGTGTTCAAGGGTATCCGGGGCGAGCGCAGCGACGGGAAAGGTGACGGCTGGAAGTTCACCACCAAGGTGGAATCGCAGTACCTGGCTCAGCTGTACGCGGCCATCGGGATCCGCGCATCCGACGCCGCACAGCAGCTGCTCGGCAAGGCCAAGTCGCTGAAAAGCGTTGGCGGGCTTGAACAATTCGTACGTGAGTTCATGCTCGACGAGCCCGACAGCCTGGCCCGGCTGCCCGAGGCGCTCAAGCAGATCGACCCGCTGGTGGAGGCCCGCGAGCTGCTGGCCGTCGCGCAGCGCAAGCGCAAGATCCTCGGCGACATCGAGGCCATCCAGATCCGCTACGCCTCGGAATCCTCCGACCTGGGCATCATCGATCTGGTGGACCAACCGTTGGTGCGGGCTTACACCGACCATGTGCGGCTCAAGCAGTGCCCGGCCCAGATCGAAACCCTGGACGCCGACGTCACCCAGCTGGACAACGAGCACGCCGATCTGACCAGGCAGCTCAATCTGGCCAAGGCCGAAGGGGATTCGCTCAACGCGCAGATCAACGGCGCCAGCACCAACGTCGGCCCGCTGCAGGCGCAGGTGGCCGCCGCGGAAGCGCAGGCCGAAGAGGTCTCGCGGCGGCGCGCGGCCTACGAGGAGCTGGTGGGCGCGCAGGGCATCGAGCCGCCCGAGTCTGCCGACGAGTTCTGGAATCTGCGTGAGGAATTGACCCGGCAGGCCACCGAGATGCTCGGCAAGCTGGAATGGGGCCGCGACGCGTCGACCGATGCCGAGTACGCCCAGAAGTCGGCGCGCATCGTCCGCGACAACGCCGCCAAGGAGCTCAAGCGGGTCGAGCACGTAGGTTCGGCGCTGCCCGAGTCGGCCGTCGCCATGCGCGAAAACATCTGCAGCGCAGTCGGTATCGACCCGGCCGAGCTCCCATACGTCGCCGAACTGCTGGACCTGCGCCCCGAGGAAGCGCGCTGGCGGCTGGCAGTCGAAAAGGTGCTTCGGCCGGTCGGTCTGCGGCTGCTGGTGCCCGATCAGCACTATGCCAAGGTGCTGAGGTTCGTCAACGAGACCAACATGCGCGGCAGGCTCGCGCTGCATCACGTCCGGGTCACCGCCACGGGTCGTGTCGCGGAGCCGAATACGTTGGCGGGCAAGCTGTTCGTCGTCGACCCTGCGCATCCCTGCGCGGCCGAGGCAGCCGACGTGATCGCCGCCGCCGGTGACCACATCTGCGTCGACACTCCCGATGTGTTCTCCCGGTTCCGTCGCGCGGTGACCGACGCCGGCCTGTACAAGGATTCCGACCGGTTGGCCATCAAGGACGATCGTCGGCCGATCAAGCCGTCGGAGTACATCTACCAGGGCGACATCGCGGCCAAGCTGGACGCGTTGACCGCCGAGCTGACCGAAGCCGAAAACGCCTTCCAGCAGGCACGCCACGCCGCAGATGAGATCGCGCGCCAACGGCAACAGTGGCGTGATCAGGCCGCGGCCTGCAAGGCGATCTACGAGCAGTATCCGCAGTGGAGCCAGATCGACACCGAGACCGCCGACGGTCACGCCGACCGGCTGCGCGAACAGTACGAGCTGCTGCTGGCCGACAATCCCGACATCGAGGCGCTCAGCGCGCGGGCCGAGGAGATCTGGAGTGACATCCAGACCCTGATGACCCGGCGCGGCGCCATCCAGACGCGTCGCGACGAGCTGGACAGGCGTCGCACCCGCCTGCTGGAACTGCAGGACCGGCTCGCGCCCGCCGCGGTGTCCGAACCCATCAGTGAGCTGCTGCACCGCTACGCCGCCGAGATTCCCGTGGAACTCGAGCTGCTCAACCCCGAGCCGCACCGCGATGCGTTGTTCAACGCGATCCGCCGCGAACGTGACCAGCTGACCGAAAGCCGCAGGCGTTCATACGACGAACTGGCCCGCATCATAACCACTTTCGATACCTCGTTCCCCGACGCGATTCCGAACGACTCCGACGACTTCGACGAGCGCGTGCACGACTACGTCGCGGTGTGCCGCCACATCGACGAGCGCGAACTGCCCGACGCCTACGAGCGGATGATGCGGCTCATCACCGAGCAGGCGCCCGACGCGATCCTGACCCTGCACCGGGTGGCCGAACAGGAGACCCGCCGGATCAGCGACCAGATCGCCCGAGTGAACACCGGGCTGGGCGCCGTCGAATTCAACCGCGGCACAAGGCTGACACTGCGGGCCACCCCGCGCAGCCTGGCTGCGGTCTCGGAGCTGACCGACATCGTCAAGGCCATCTCGCGGCGCATCGCCGAGGTTGGCCTCGGTGACAAGAAGGCCATCCTGGATCAGTACGCCGACATTCTACGGCTGCGAAACCGGTTGGCCAGCAACACACCTGAGGACCGGGCCTGGACCCGGGATGCGCTCGACGTGCGCAACCGATTCGCGTTCGACTGCGCGGAATGGGATGTGCGCAGCGACGAATTGATCCGCACGCACAGCAACGCCGGCGACAACTCCGGCGGCGAGCAGGAGAAACTGATGGCGTTCTGCCTGGCCGGCGCCCTGAGCTTCAACCTGGCCAGCCCCGACAGCGGCGACAACACCCCGGTTTTCGCGCAGCTGATGCTGGACGAGGCGTTCTCGAAGTCCGATCCGCAGTTCGCCTCACAGGCGCTGGAAGCGTTCCGCAAATTCGGTTTCCAGCTGGTGATCGTGGCCACCGTGCAGAACGCGACCACGATCCAGCCCTACATCGACGGCGTGGTGATGGTGTCCAAGACCGAAGCGACCGGTCGCAACGCGCGACCCGTCGCCACCGTGGTCACCAAGACCATCAGCGATTTCAGCGCTCTGCGCCGTGATCTGAAGGTGCCCGAGCCGGTCTGA
- a CDS encoding DUF4194 domain-containing protein, whose translation MSDSPIDFASLPEVDRNGRASQQRRPRFDGDVSAMPDRACWALQHLLTRRYISSESDTDVYSWVKEYRSDLAVRLSELDLQLRIVDDIGIAFIEQARYESAKGIKLLRREPLGTYDSILALHLAQMMRAGGDQSFLITRDEIHGLFSGVLNDTDRDTVTFTARIDAAIARLAGLDILRKTRDDEDSYTVSPVISAIMTASVITELQQQFEALLNGSGDDAVRD comes from the coding sequence ATGAGTGATTCACCGATCGATTTCGCGTCACTGCCGGAGGTCGACCGCAACGGCCGGGCCTCGCAGCAGCGTCGCCCCCGCTTCGACGGCGACGTCAGCGCCATGCCGGACCGGGCCTGCTGGGCCCTGCAGCACCTGTTGACGCGGCGCTACATCAGCAGCGAATCCGACACCGACGTCTACAGCTGGGTCAAGGAGTACCGCTCCGACCTGGCCGTGCGGCTGTCCGAACTCGACCTGCAGTTGCGCATCGTCGACGACATCGGGATCGCCTTCATCGAACAGGCCCGCTACGAATCCGCCAAGGGCATCAAGCTGTTACGCCGCGAACCGCTCGGCACCTACGATTCGATCCTCGCGCTGCACCTGGCGCAGATGATGCGTGCGGGTGGCGACCAGAGCTTCCTGATCACCCGGGACGAGATCCACGGCCTGTTCTCCGGCGTGCTCAACGACACCGACCGCGACACCGTCACGTTCACCGCACGGATCGATGCGGCCATCGCCCGGCTTGCGGGCCTCGACATCCTGCGCAAGACCCGCGACGACGAGGACAGCTACACCGTCAGCCCCGTCATCAGCGCCATCATGACGGCGTCGGTGATCACCGAACTGCAGCAGCAGTTCGAAGCTCTGCTGAATGGGAGTGGTGACGATGCCGTCCGCGACTGA